The following proteins are co-located in the Billgrantia tianxiuensis genome:
- the hisC gene encoding histidinol-phosphate transaminase, with protein MSQFWSPAVRELTPYVPGEQPREKLIKLNTNENPYPPAPGVEAVLREYPVDHLRLYPDPQSLALRQALAREYGVEAEQVFVGNGSDEVLALAFQAFFCHDRPLEMPEITYSFYPVYCKLYGIERRALPLDQQWRVDLDAFTTESGGAIFANPNAPTAHGHPREAIATLLERLTDQVVLVDEAYVDFGGESAVPLIERYPNLLVTGTFSKSRSLAGLRLGYAIGSRELIEGLERVKDSFNSYPIDSLASALGIASLEDREHFDACRERVITTRERTVRRLAELGFEVLPSQANFVLARHSRHDAAQLFVGLRERGILVRHFNTDALRGFLRISIGTDDEMDSLIEVFELLCR; from the coding sequence ATGAGCCAGTTCTGGAGCCCGGCGGTGCGCGAGCTGACGCCTTATGTCCCGGGTGAACAGCCACGCGAGAAGCTGATCAAGCTCAACACCAATGAGAACCCCTACCCGCCGGCCCCCGGCGTCGAGGCAGTGCTGCGCGAGTACCCGGTCGACCACTTGCGTCTCTATCCCGATCCTCAATCCCTGGCTTTGCGCCAGGCACTTGCCCGGGAGTACGGAGTGGAAGCGGAGCAGGTCTTCGTGGGCAACGGTTCCGATGAGGTGCTGGCCCTGGCCTTCCAGGCCTTCTTCTGCCACGACCGTCCGCTCGAGATGCCCGAGATCACCTACAGCTTCTACCCAGTCTACTGCAAGCTGTATGGCATCGAGCGTCGCGCTCTACCGCTGGATCAGCAGTGGCGGGTCGATCTCGATGCCTTCACCACCGAGAGCGGCGGCGCCATTTTCGCCAATCCCAACGCGCCCACGGCACATGGCCATCCACGGGAGGCCATTGCTACGCTGCTCGAGCGACTGACGGACCAGGTCGTGCTGGTCGATGAGGCCTATGTCGATTTCGGCGGAGAAAGTGCCGTGCCGCTGATCGAGCGTTACCCCAACCTGCTGGTGACGGGAACCTTCTCGAAGTCGCGCAGCCTGGCCGGTCTGCGTCTGGGCTACGCCATCGGTTCGCGTGAGCTGATCGAAGGCCTCGAACGGGTCAAGGATTCCTTTAACTCCTACCCCATCGACAGTCTGGCCAGTGCGCTCGGAATCGCCTCACTGGAGGACCGTGAGCACTTCGACGCTTGTCGCGAACGAGTCATCACCACTCGCGAACGTACCGTTCGCCGTCTGGCCGAGCTCGGCTTCGAAGTACTGCCTTCTCAGGCCAACTTCGTTCTCGCGCGCCACTCACGGCACGATGCGGCGCAGCTCTTCGTCGGCCTTCGCGAGCGAGGCATCCTGGTGCGTCACTTCAACACCGACGCCCTGCGTGGCTTCCTGCGCATTTCGATTGGCACCGACGACGAAATGGATAGCCTGATCGAGGTCTTCGAGCTGCTCTGCCGTTGA
- a CDS encoding copper resistance protein NlpE N-terminal domain-containing protein, which translates to MQVRTLLAGSAMLAFLAGCAAGPADDRADMAMDDAEVVYQGTLPCRNCAGIDLNVALRGDEQGAPEERTFDLRASYREHPQDPPDEEYAGNWEVLSGTAVDPDATVYELTPDGEGQIYYFLRVDEQTLELIDPQRRRFQNNEALQLQRQ; encoded by the coding sequence ATGCAAGTGAGGACCCTGCTGGCTGGCTCGGCCATGCTGGCTTTCCTGGCCGGTTGTGCAGCCGGCCCGGCTGATGATCGTGCCGACATGGCCATGGACGATGCCGAAGTCGTTTATCAAGGTACCCTGCCTTGCCGCAACTGTGCGGGTATCGACCTTAACGTGGCGCTGCGTGGCGATGAACAGGGTGCACCCGAGGAGCGTACCTTCGATCTGCGTGCCAGCTACCGGGAGCATCCCCAAGATCCGCCAGATGAAGAGTATGCCGGAAACTGGGAAGTGCTCAGCGGTACGGCAGTCGATCCCGACGCCACGGTCTACGAGCTGACGCCGGATGGCGAAGGCCAGATCTACTACTTCCTGCGTGTGGACGAACAGACTCTCGAGCTGATCGATCCTCAGCGTCGGCGCTTCCAGAATAACGAAGCTTTGCAGCTGCAGCGTCAGTAA
- the selD gene encoding selenide, water dikinase SelD: MSAIRLTQYSHGAGCGCKIAPDVLDGILAKAGPGATHSRLIVGNEGREDAAVYDLGDGRGMIATTDFFMPIVDDPFDFGRIAATNAISDVYAMGGRPVLALGILGWPLDKLGPEIAGDVVAGAQGVCRELGLALAGGHSIDAPEPIFGLAVNGLVDLEHLKLNKGAQVGDLLFLTKPLGVGFLTTAEKQGLLESGHQTLARETMLQSNQIGMALAKVKGVHAMTDVTGFGLAGHLSEVCQASGVAARIDFRRLPRLAEAEAYRRRGAVPGGTHRNRNALGAALKDMDEPHWQWLCDPQTSGGLLLSVHPSWEDDVERIGREHGIELVPFGEVVKADGQALIEVRG; encoded by the coding sequence ATGAGCGCGATTCGCCTGACACAATACAGCCACGGCGCCGGCTGCGGCTGCAAGATAGCCCCTGACGTACTCGACGGCATCCTGGCCAAGGCCGGGCCCGGGGCAACCCATTCGCGTCTGATCGTAGGCAACGAGGGCCGCGAGGATGCGGCCGTGTACGACCTGGGCGATGGCCGCGGCATGATCGCCACCACCGACTTCTTCATGCCGATCGTCGACGATCCCTTCGATTTCGGCCGTATCGCGGCCACCAACGCCATCAGTGATGTCTATGCCATGGGCGGCAGGCCGGTACTGGCGCTGGGCATCCTCGGTTGGCCGCTGGACAAGCTGGGGCCGGAGATTGCCGGCGACGTGGTGGCCGGCGCCCAGGGTGTATGCCGCGAGCTGGGTCTGGCCCTGGCCGGTGGGCACTCCATCGACGCGCCCGAGCCGATCTTCGGCCTGGCGGTCAACGGCCTGGTCGACCTCGAGCATCTCAAGCTCAACAAGGGCGCCCAGGTGGGCGACCTGCTGTTCCTGACCAAGCCGCTGGGCGTGGGCTTCCTTACGACCGCCGAGAAGCAGGGCCTGCTGGAATCCGGGCACCAGACCCTGGCCCGGGAAACCATGCTGCAGTCCAACCAGATCGGCATGGCCCTGGCCAAGGTCAAGGGGGTACACGCCATGACCGACGTCACCGGCTTCGGCCTTGCCGGGCATCTCTCCGAAGTGTGCCAGGCCAGCGGCGTGGCGGCGCGCATCGATTTTCGGCGCCTGCCGCGACTGGCCGAGGCCGAGGCCTATCGTCGCCGAGGCGCGGTGCCCGGCGGCACTCATCGCAATCGCAACGCCCTGGGAGCGGCGCTGAAGGACATGGACGAGCCGCACTGGCAGTGGCTGTGCGATCCGCAGACCTCCGGTGGGCTGCTGCTTTCGGTGCACCCCTCGTGGGAGGACGACGTCGAGCGCATCGGCCGCGAGCACGGTATCGAGCTGGTGCCGTTCGGTGAAGTGGTCAAGGCCGATGGGCAGGCGCTGATCGAGGTACGCGGGTGA
- a CDS encoding AEC family transporter yields the protein MTAQIIATLLPVFLIAGCGTLYGRFRTPDIRSLNTLNMEIFVPMLVFAVLADRQAPLAEYAGLALGAAVVVLGSGLVLWPLVRVLKLEPKTFLPPMMFNNSGNMGIPLLVLAFGEAALPAAVVVFIVEMLLHFSVGLYMLSPRTPLWRLLRMPIVLASLAGLGVNLGGVPLPGWLLEAMHMLGGVCIPLMLFALGVRMLDIDFGDWRTGLLGALLCPLSGLVLAAPMILWLELTGLQAATLWVFAALPPAVLNYLVAEQYRQEPHKVASLVLIGNLGSLVVMPLVLALVFMHVYSGSV from the coding sequence ATGACTGCCCAGATCATTGCCACGCTGCTGCCGGTATTCCTGATCGCCGGTTGCGGCACCCTCTACGGCCGTTTTCGTACCCCGGACATACGCAGCCTGAACACTCTCAACATGGAGATCTTCGTGCCCATGCTGGTGTTCGCGGTGCTGGCGGACCGGCAAGCTCCGCTGGCAGAGTACGCGGGCCTGGCGCTGGGGGCGGCCGTCGTGGTGCTGGGCTCGGGTCTGGTGCTGTGGCCGCTGGTCAGGGTGCTCAAGCTCGAGCCCAAGACCTTCTTACCGCCGATGATGTTCAACAATTCCGGCAACATGGGCATCCCTCTACTGGTGCTCGCCTTCGGTGAGGCAGCGCTGCCTGCGGCGGTGGTGGTGTTCATCGTCGAGATGCTGCTGCACTTCTCGGTAGGTCTTTATATGCTCAGCCCGCGCACACCGCTGTGGCGCTTGTTGAGGATGCCGATCGTGCTGGCCAGCCTGGCGGGGCTGGGCGTCAACCTGGGCGGTGTGCCGTTGCCCGGGTGGCTGCTCGAGGCAATGCATATGTTGGGTGGGGTGTGCATCCCACTGATGCTGTTCGCTCTCGGGGTGCGCATGCTCGATATCGACTTCGGCGATTGGAGAACCGGACTGCTTGGCGCCCTGTTGTGTCCATTGTCGGGGCTCGTGCTGGCCGCTCCGATGATCCTGTGGCTGGAGCTGACGGGGCTGCAAGCCGCAACGCTGTGGGTGTTTGCCGCGCTGCCCCCGGCCGTGCTCAACTACCTGGTAGCCGAGCAGTATCGCCAGGAGCCCCATAAGGTCGCCTCTCTGGTGCTGATCGGCAATCTGGGAAGCCTGGTGGTGATGCCCCTCGTGCTGGCCCTGGTGTTCATGCATGTCTATTCGGGCAGTGTATGA
- the radA gene encoding DNA repair protein RadA — protein MAKAKSAFVCTECGAEYRKWQGQCSSCLEWNTLSEVRLATSRPGAAASSGAGRSGYAGTLSKEVVDLGSVDLTEVPRLSSTFGEFDRVLGGGLVPGSAVLLGGHPGAGKSTLLLQTACKLAQARKVLYVTGEESLSQVAMRAHRLQLPTQGLKMLAETSVETVLAVAERERPEILIIDSIQTMHLEDIASAPGGVAQVRESAAVLTRFAKQSNTVLLLVGHVTKDGTLAGPKVLEHMIDASLLLEGGADSRFRTLRGQKNRFGAVNELGVFAMLEHGLKEVKNPSAIFLSRSEEQSPGSLVMVVWEGTRPLLVEVQALLDESALGNPRRVAVGLDQNRLAMLLAVLHRHGGLFTGDQDVFLNVVGGVKVLETSADLAVLLAVVSSLQNRPLPRELVAFGEVGLSGEIRPVPSGQERIVEAAKHGFTRAIVPRANAPKRSPDGMEVVIVDKLTDALEAL, from the coding sequence ATGGCCAAAGCGAAGAGTGCCTTCGTCTGTACCGAATGCGGGGCGGAGTATCGCAAGTGGCAGGGGCAGTGTTCGAGCTGCCTGGAGTGGAACACCTTGAGCGAAGTGAGGCTCGCTACCTCCCGCCCCGGAGCTGCTGCCTCGAGTGGTGCGGGGCGCTCCGGCTATGCCGGCACCCTGTCGAAGGAGGTCGTCGACCTGGGCAGCGTGGACCTCACCGAGGTGCCACGACTCTCATCGACCTTCGGTGAGTTCGACCGTGTACTGGGCGGCGGCCTGGTGCCGGGGTCGGCAGTGTTGCTTGGTGGGCACCCCGGGGCTGGTAAATCGACGCTGCTGTTGCAGACCGCCTGCAAACTGGCCCAGGCACGCAAAGTGCTCTACGTCACCGGTGAGGAATCGCTTTCGCAGGTGGCGATGCGCGCCCATCGGCTGCAGTTGCCCACCCAAGGGCTGAAAATGCTGGCTGAAACCAGCGTCGAGACGGTGCTGGCCGTGGCCGAGCGCGAGCGTCCCGAGATACTGATCATCGACTCGATCCAGACCATGCACCTGGAAGACATTGCCTCGGCGCCCGGCGGCGTGGCTCAGGTGCGCGAGTCTGCCGCGGTGCTGACGCGCTTCGCCAAGCAGTCCAATACCGTGTTGCTGCTGGTGGGGCACGTGACCAAGGATGGCACCCTGGCCGGACCCAAGGTGCTGGAGCACATGATCGATGCCTCGCTGCTGCTCGAAGGTGGTGCCGATTCGCGCTTTCGCACCCTGCGCGGGCAGAAGAACCGCTTCGGCGCGGTCAACGAGCTCGGCGTGTTCGCCATGCTCGAGCACGGGCTCAAGGAAGTAAAGAATCCCAGCGCCATCTTCCTCTCGCGCAGCGAGGAGCAGTCACCAGGCAGCCTGGTGATGGTGGTGTGGGAGGGCACGCGGCCGCTGCTGGTGGAAGTGCAGGCGCTGCTCGACGAGTCGGCACTGGGCAATCCGCGGCGGGTAGCGGTGGGTCTCGACCAGAACCGCCTGGCCATGCTGCTAGCGGTGCTGCATCGCCATGGCGGGTTGTTCACCGGCGACCAGGACGTCTTCCTCAACGTGGTCGGTGGGGTCAAGGTGCTCGAGACCAGCGCCGACCTGGCGGTGCTGCTGGCGGTTGTATCCAGCCTGCAGAACCGCCCTTTGCCACGCGAGCTGGTGGCTTTCGGTGAAGTGGGGCTTTCCGGCGAGATCCGTCCCGTGCCCAGCGGGCAGGAGCGCATCGTCGAAGCCGCCAAACACGGCTTCACCCGTGCCATCGTGCCGCGTGCCAATGCTCCGAAGCGCTCTCCCGACGGCATGGAGGTCGTCATCGTGGACAAGTTGACCGATGCCCTCGAGGCACTGTGA
- the mnmH gene encoding tRNA 2-selenouridine(34) synthase MnmH: MNLPLIEPDLSLLRQGHVLVDVRAPVEFAQGSLPGAVNLPLMDDEERRLVGIEYKQRGQQAAIELGQRLVSGGIREARIGAWQRLVEAHPDAIIYCYRGGLRSQIAQQWLAESGVERPRIRGGWKAMRQALCQRIDAAAEQPLLVVGGLTGCAKTALVQALPNGLDLEGCARHKGSAFGRHPLPAPSQIDFEHAMGVSLLALPGPLVVEDESRHIGAANVPLTFWRAMERAPRVRVEMPLDWRLEQIHKDYIDDLWAIYRQQFGEWLGWTLMRKQLSSALARLKKRLGHARLARLQRLQQLAFREHERGNRQAHEAWLAPLLTEYYDPMYRYQLEKRDPGRFLHVGDWDSCLEAARSWTQEAARQPSGRPQPA; encoded by the coding sequence GTGAACCTGCCCTTGATCGAGCCCGATCTCTCCCTGTTGCGCCAGGGGCATGTACTGGTCGACGTGCGGGCTCCGGTGGAGTTCGCCCAGGGCAGCCTGCCTGGAGCAGTCAACCTGCCGCTGATGGACGACGAGGAGCGTCGTCTGGTGGGTATCGAGTACAAGCAGCGCGGCCAGCAAGCGGCAATCGAGCTGGGCCAACGGCTGGTCAGCGGCGGTATTCGAGAGGCACGCATCGGGGCTTGGCAGCGCCTGGTTGAGGCACATCCCGATGCGATCATCTATTGCTACCGTGGTGGGCTGCGCTCGCAGATCGCCCAGCAGTGGCTGGCCGAGAGCGGCGTGGAGAGGCCACGCATTCGCGGCGGCTGGAAAGCGATGCGCCAGGCGCTGTGCCAACGCATCGACGCGGCAGCCGAGCAGCCGCTGCTGGTAGTCGGTGGACTGACCGGTTGTGCCAAGACGGCGCTGGTGCAGGCGCTGCCCAACGGGCTCGACCTCGAAGGGTGCGCCCGGCACAAGGGATCGGCCTTCGGCAGGCATCCGCTGCCGGCGCCCAGCCAGATCGACTTCGAACATGCCATGGGAGTGAGCCTGCTGGCATTGCCCGGTCCGCTGGTGGTGGAGGACGAGTCGCGCCATATCGGTGCGGCCAACGTGCCGCTCACCTTCTGGCGGGCGATGGAGCGAGCCCCGCGGGTGCGGGTGGAGATGCCCCTCGATTGGCGTCTGGAGCAGATCCACAAGGATTATATCGACGATCTATGGGCGATCTATCGCCAGCAATTCGGCGAGTGGTTGGGCTGGACGCTGATGCGCAAGCAGCTCTCGAGTGCGCTGGCGAGGCTGAAGAAGCGCCTCGGACATGCGCGGCTGGCACGCCTCCAGCGGCTGCAGCAGCTTGCCTTCCGCGAGCATGAGCGCGGCAATCGCCAGGCCCACGAGGCCTGGCTGGCGCCGCTGCTCACCGAATACTATGACCCCATGTACCGCTACCAGTTGGAAAAGCGCGATCCCGGGCGCTTCCTGCACGTGGGGGACTGGGACAGCTGCCTGGAAGCGGCACGCTCGTGGACGCAAGAGGCCGCACGCCAGCCTAGCGGGCGGCCCCAGCCAGCCTGA
- a CDS encoding VOC family protein, translating to MPTSPLPLSGIHHVALITADYRRAKRFYLEVLGAEILNETYRAERDSHKLDLRLPGGIQLELFSFPEPPERLSYPEACGWRHLALATTDLDACVKVLEARGVTPEPIRVDALTGSRFTFLSDPDGTPIELYQVS from the coding sequence ATGCCCACCTCGCCCCTTCCTCTGTCGGGCATCCACCATGTCGCCCTGATCACTGCTGATTATCGCCGTGCCAAACGCTTCTACCTTGAAGTGCTTGGTGCCGAGATTCTCAATGAAACCTACCGCGCCGAGCGCGACAGCCACAAGCTGGACCTGAGGCTGCCCGGCGGCATCCAGTTGGAACTCTTCTCGTTTCCCGAGCCGCCGGAGCGCCTCAGCTACCCCGAGGCCTGTGGCTGGCGCCACCTTGCCCTGGCCACCACCGATCTGGACGCTTGCGTGAAGGTGCTCGAGGCGCGCGGTGTCACCCCCGAGCCCATTCGAGTCGATGCCCTGACGGGCTCGCGCTTCACCTTTTTGAGTGACCCCGATGGGACCCCCATCGAGCTTTACCAAGTGAGCTGA